The DNA region TAATAAAATCTTGTTTTCATAATTGCAAATTAACATTAGGATTAATACAATTATTATAATTTTCTAAATTACCATAAAACTTAGCATTTTTTAAATCATTGCTTAATTCATTTGGCTGATATAAAGCATAATTATCATGTTGACTACCAAAAAAAGTGTGAACATAAGGAGTTTTATCTTTACTTTGACTTTGCGTTGTTGGTTGACAACCCTCTAATCAAACACTTCGCATAAAACTATCCTTTTTCACAAATAAAACAATTGTCACTACAGTAGTAAAAATAGTTAAAAATAAAATTAATGACATTGCAATCTTTTTAAACATTTATAAATTCCTTTCATATTTTTTACTTAATTAATATAAGAAATAAATTTGTTTTCACGCTCCACTTTGAGTTGACCCAATTCCGTTCGTAATTTCACCAGAACGAACATAATTATCAATTTTTGTAATAATTCACATTGGTTGTTCTAAATTACCAACATTAGTTCATTCAATATGGTATTTATGACTAACTGGTTTTAAATTATCTGACAATCCCAATCCGCTATATGCAATGTTTTCCTGCTTATTATCAATACTATAAAACTGTTTTGGATTGTAATGATCATCATAAAATTGATCATTAACATTAATTTGATTAGTATGACTTTCAGTATACAATTTTGTTACTGAACTATCACCAACACCATTATATTCAAAATCATATGATAAACGTTCTTCTGCTCCTACCACTTTTTGTGTATATTGTGGATTACTTACTTTTCAATATTTATCATCAACAACATATTGTAATACGTTTTCATGTAAAGTTTTCATAACATTATTAACACCAGCAAAGAAAGGACTATTACTATTAAAAAATAAGTAATTATAATCTTGATAAGCAATAGCGGTTGGATCAGAAATAGCAACTAGTAAATGTTGTAATAATGAATTTTTTTCAAACTTGTTTGTACTATTATTTCAACCCATTGTTTTTAAAACATTATTTAAATTAGTTGTTGTTAACTCTTCAAAAGAATTTGCTAAGTTTTGATAACCACTTAGAGTTGTCAAAATATCATTATCATTTGTTAAAGTCTTAATTAAATCTGTTAAATCAAAGAAGATATTTGATAAAGTAAATTTAAAATTAACTTTATCACCTTGTAAAGCTAATAAAATATCTAGTAATTGTTGTAAACTTGTTTTTTGTGCTTGCTCTGAAGCTCACCAAATTGCAGTTTTTATTTTACTAGCCAGACTATCAATAATATTATTTGTTATTTTAAGATTTAATGCTTTTTGGGTTGCTGGGGATAATTTTTTCCAAATATTTAGTAGTAATTCACCAACATGACCAATATTTTGATAGTTTCCAGCAAGATTATTATCATTATAAGTTTTAAAATCAGGAATTTTTTTATTCATAATGGCATTTGTTAAATTAAAATTATGATATCCTTTGCTTGTTTCATCTTTTAACTTTGTTAATAGTTCTTTTGTTTCCGGACTTTGTTCCACTAATTTTTTTAATTCATCATTAACTTCACCACTTGATAAAAATCCTCAAAAACCACTATCAATTCCCGCCAAAGAATTAATTTGTGCTAAAAATTCACTAATAATTACTCGCAATAAAACATAAATTGGATTTGTTTCTACTTGAGCATCTTTACCAATAAAGTTAAAAATATTATTTAAAAACATTGCCCCAATTTGAGCACCTAATGGATTTTCATCAACTTGATTTAACATTGATAAAAATTGCGCCGTTTTACCATAAATTGCCGTTAAAGTTGAGGTTTTTTCAATTGTATATTCATTATCACCGAATTCATATTGTGGTTTTAAACCAGTACTTTGTTCAGTATCAATAAATAAATTTTTTTCTTTAACACCAACATGTTGGTTATTATAGAAAGGATTGGTTGATAAGCCCATTCCTCCTGCGGGATAACTAACATAGAAAGCACGCGTTGCTGGAATTCAGAACTTAATACCAACATTGTTCATTAAAGCTGACAAAGCACCCATATCATAGTTATAACCTAATAATTCACTACGATTAGCATCAATTTGTTGTTTTGCAGGGTCAAAAAAACCATTCGCAAGAAAATCACGATAATAAGTATTATCATACATTCCAATATAATATTGTGGTAACAATTGTTCACGGGTTGACTTAGGATCAGCATTTTTTGTGTGTGCAATCATTTTATTGTAATTGTTGTTAAAATCTTGAATTAATTTTGATAAATTAATTTTTTGATTATTGTAAGTATAAATACTTGGAATTGATTTTCAATATGCTGCTGGAGCATATAAACTTCGCACAAGTTCACTTGGATTAAAATTTAAATTTTCATGACGTGCTAATAAAGTAATTTTTGTTAACAGTCCTGTTGTATTAATCATATTACGAAGTTTTTCAGGAATATCATTGTTATTATCATTATCACCCTTATGACGACAAGCTAATAACGGCATACTATTTCCAACCACAACAGTTGAAATAGCAAAAAAACTTAATAATTTTTTCATAAGATAACGCCTTTCCTTTGTACATTATAAAAATACATACTTTTCTATTTTAATAAAAAAAAAAAAAAAAACAAGTAAAACTTGTTTTTTGTTTAAATAAAATTCCTGTTTATTAAATTCCTAAATCAGGATAACTTGGCATTTTTGAGTGCTTTTCTTCTGGATTATTTACCACAACAGCTTCTGTTGTTAACAATAAGGCACTAACACTACCAGCATGTTGTAATGCATATCTTGTCACTTTAACGGGATCAACAATTCCGGCTGTGATCATGTCTTCTCAAACATTTGTTGCAGCATTATAACCAACATTATTAGCTTGGTCTTTTAATTTATTAATAATTATTGAACCATCAACCCCGGCATTAGCAGCGATTTGACGAACTGGTTCTTCAATTGCTCGTAATACAATATTTAATCCTAACTTTTCTTCTTCATTTAATTTTAAATTAGTTAATTTTGAACCCACTTGCACTAAAGCAGTTCCCCCACCAGCAACAATTCCTTCTTCAACTGCTGCTTTTGTTGAATTTAACGCATCTTCAATACGTAGTTTTTTCTCTTTCATTTCGGTTTCGGTTGGTGCACCAACTCTAATAATTCCAACTCCACCAGCTAATTTTGCTAAACGTTTTTGTAATTTTTCTTGTTCAAATGATGAAGTTGCGCTTTTAATTTGACCACGAATAAACTCTTTTCGCGCTTCTAAATCACTTTTTTTGCAACCTCCTTCAATAATTGTTGTTGTATCTTTTGAAATAATTACTTTTTTTGCTGTTCCTAGATCATCTAAAGTTAATGTTTTAAAATCCATTCCTAACTCACCATTAATAAATTTTGCATTAGTTAAAATAGCAATGTCTTCTAATAAGTTTTTGCGATTATCACCAAATTCTGGTGCTTTAACAACACAAATATTAAATGCCCCACGCATTTTATTTAGTAATAATGTTGGTAAAACATCACCATCAATATCATCAGCAATAATTAATAACGCACGTCCTTCTTCAACAATTTTTTCTAAAATTGGTAGAATCTCTTTCATATTACTAATTTTTTTATCAGTAATTAAAATATAAGGATTTTCAAATTCTGTTAACATTTTTTCACTATCAGTTACCATATATTGTGATAGATAACCTTTATCAAATTGTAATCCTTCGGTAATACTTAATTCAGTATCAATTGTCTTTGATTCTTCAATGGTAATAACACCATCATTACCAACCTTTTCCATAATTTCAGCAATTAAATTACCAATTTCTTGGTCTTTTGAACTAACACTAGCAACTTGAGCAATTTCTGCTTTAGTTTTAATTTGTTTTGCTGATTGTTGTAATAATTCCACAATTGCTTTAACTGTTTTTTCAATCCCATTTCGAATTGCTACTGCATTAGCTCCCGCAGTAATATTTTTTAATCCTTCCTTAACGATTGCTTGTGTTAAAACAATGGCTGTTGTTGTCCCATCACCAGCCACATCATTTGTTTTATTAGCTACTTCAGCAACTAATTTTGCTCCCATGTTTTCAAAATGATTACTTAATTCAATTTCTTTGGAAATGGTAACACCATCATTTGTAATTAATGGTGAACCATATTCTTTTTCTAATAAAACATATTTTCCTTTTGGGCCTAATGTTACTTTAACAGCGTCAGTTAATTTATTAATTCCGTTAATTAGCATCATTCTTGCATCTTCTGAAAATTTAATTTCTTTTGCCATAATTTGATTCCCCCTTTAAAATTTATTCTTCAATAATACCTAAAACATCTTCTACAGAAATTAAAACTAATTTTTTATTATTATATTCAACTTCGGTTCCAGCATATTCACGATAAAGAACTTTATTATTGATTTTTCCTTCAAATGTTTGTTCCTTTTCAACTTCGGTACTAATTGCAATTATTTTTCCGATATGACTTTTGCTTTTTTCATCTTCTTGTAAATAAATTCCATTAATGAAAGTTTCTTCTTTTTCTTCTTTTGCTAAGACAATATTTTTGCCCAATGGTTTTATCATCAAAAATCCCTCCTTATTTATAATTTTTAGCAAATGGCATATGTAACTGCCAATAATATATTTAACAAATTTTATTAATAAATGCAAGCATTTTTGTCTCATAAACAGAAAAAAATAAATCATAATTTTTGAGAAAGAAAAAAGAATTAAGTAATTTAAAAATTACTTAATTCTTTTTTAAAATATAGTTCTTAAAGAAATATTTGTTAAATATTCTTAATAATAACATTTTAAAAACTATCAATAAAATTAAATATTCCAATAATGTCATATTGTCAAAACTTATAATACTTTTCCTTTTTTATTTCGAAGATTACTTAAATAATTCAATATAATTGCTAAACCAACCACAATAATCAATAAACTAATAATACCAACAAAAAAGATTGGAAAACCAACTTCAAATGGATTTAATTGATCATATGGAAACGGAGTAAATGCTTTTTGTCCTTCAGAGATAAAGTTTACTAGCATTATGCCTCGTACTGAAACATAAAGTAAATAAAAGATAATTAAAATTAAATTATATCAACTATACTTTTTACAATACTGTTTTGTTCCAACACTTTTTGTTGTAAACAAAAAATAATAAACAATGACAATAATTGGCACTAACATATGTTCTAAAACTGATTTTAAAATTTTATATCATGTATTAAAACCAACCACATTTGTCGGTGAAATTAATAATGTGGTATTAAAAACAATAAAGCTTATTACATTTAAAGTTGTAATTCGAGTCAAATTATTTTTTCCAGTAATTCAGTCTGGCATATTTTTGGTATGGTAATGAATCCAGTTTAAAATTCCATAACCTGCTGTTGCTAAAGCTACTCATACAGATAAATAAATTGACTGATTAATAATTGAGAAATCAAAATTTCTTGTTGCATCACCATATTGTGGATCGGGTTGAATTGTTGAAAAAAATAAGTCCAATAATACACAAAACAACGGAATAATCGCAAATATAACATAAAAACAATACTTTATTTTTAAAGATCTTTGCCCTATTTGTTGCAATTTAAATGGCGCCCCCTTTTTTTATATTACCTTAGTAATATATTTTTTATTATGCCAAAAAAAAAAAAAAAAAAGACAATATTTTTGCCTTAATTTTTAAAAATTTTAATAAAATATAATTTTGTCATTATTTAATTTACTTTGAGTTTTTTATCCATTATTTTTATAATTAATGATTATTTTGTTCATCTTCGGGTGGTTCCACAACTGTAATTTCAGCTGAAAACTTGCTTCCTGAAACATATTCTTGATATTTTTTTACAGTCTTCAATTCTTCAACTGATAATTCTTTACCAGTTAGTGCTATTAAACTAGCATTAATCTCTTTATCAGTAGTTTTTTTAGTAATCGTAATGGTGATTTTATCACCTTCCTTTAATGGAAAACTGACATCCTCTCCTAATTTATAGTTAAAACTAAATCCAAAAATAAAAAATGCTGTTTCCTCCTTATTACTAATTTCTTTTTGTTGTACTTCAGTTAAAGCATTTATAAAAAAAAGTATACAAAATAATGGCAGATACTTCGTCATCACTTTTAGCACAATATAACTTTGTACTAAAAATAGTTGCTTTTAATCCTTTGATTGTTTCATCAGTATTTTTACAAGCCATAACAGGCATTACACTAGTGGCAGTTAAACCAAAAATCCCTAATATTGCAAGAATTTTTTTCATTTTATTTTCCTTCCTAAAATATTTCTATTAGTAAATTGTGTCTAATTAATAATCAAATCACGTTCTTTCATCTCAAATTATAACATAAATATAAAACCCTTGATATTAACTTTTATTTTTCATTTATCAGTTTAAGCATTTTAGAAACACAGTTATAAAAAACAAATAACATAAAAAGAACCCAATTTTCGGGTTCCTATTAATGATATATTAATTAGTAGTTTACTAATATTCTATCGATAAAATTCATTTTGATATGTTTTAACAAACTCTCAATCTGTAACTGCATCTCAGTTAACTGATCAAGTCATCATTCCTTTTAAATAAATGTTTTGTTCTTTTAATAAGTCAGTTGCTTTTTTAATATCCTGAGCTTTAATTTGACCATTTGCTGCTGCATCATTGTTTGCTGGTAATCCTCATAATAATTGGTTGGCTGGAATTTGAAAAAAATTATCTTTTCCTTGCACAATATATTTTGCAATTAAATATAAGAATTCTGCTTTATATTTGGTATCATTTTGTGTCAACCATCAACCATTAAAACCTAATGCTTCTTGTTCTTCAATTGGAACATTAACTCCATCCCCAGCTTGATTATAAAATTGTGGAGCAATAAAATCAAGGTGTATACTTAAACCTCGCAAATATGGTAAATATTTTCCTTGACCTGCACTTGTTCGTAAATATGGAAATTCTGGTGCCATTGTAATTAAAAATTCTTTGTTATAGAACTCTGCATAATAATTTTTAAGAAGCACTAAAACTCTAGGAATAATATCCTCATTTTCTCCAGCACTAATTGCTGATTGTTCTAAATCAATATCAATTCCATCAAACCCAAACATACTTACTAACTTTCTAATTTCTTGAGTAAAAGCTAGTTCGTCATCAGATTTTAAAGAAATATGTGCATCAGCACCACCTAATGATAAAATAACTTTTTGTCCACGCTCTTGTACTAATTGAACTTGATTAGCAAAATAATCATTTTTTTCATCTTGCGTAAAGTGCGGTTTATGTGGTACTTCTGGAATAAAAGTTGGAATTTCACCAGTTTTATATGATTTCATAAATGAAACATTAATAAAATCATATTCCTGATTAACATCAACTAAATCAATATATTTGGCGGTCCCGCCTTGATATCCAGCACCATTATCTCAGTTATGTCAGTAACCAACTAAAATTGGTTTGTGTTCTTGCGAATTATGATAAGTAGTAAAATTACTATTTGCTAATGATAACGGAGCACTTGTAACTAACGTCAATGTACTCATTAATGATATTAAACCATTCATAATGATCATATCCTTTCATTGTATAGTATTTTCAGTGGCTTTCCCTACCTTAATTTTACTAAGGAAAAATAAAAAAGTAAATAATAAAATCTTTTTAAAATAAGAAAGATTATAATTATTTACTTACAATAGAAAGTTTTGTTGTTTTATGCTTGTCAACGTAGTTTTCAACCAGCAACTCCAATATAGGCTCCAATTAAGCCTAACGAAACCCCCAGATAAATACCATAAGTTGGTGTAAAAACAAAATCTTGTCCACTTCATGCTTTTAAGAAGGGATCCATTGTATATTTAAATGGGTTAATATAAGTAACATACTTCAATACATCACTACCATTAATTAATTCTGCTGGAATAAAAGCCCCACTTAAGAAGGCAATCGGCATAAAAATAACATTTGACCCAGCAATAAATGAGGTTGTTGATTTAAAAATTGAAGATAACATCATTCCTAATGAAATTGTTGAAATAAAAACTAACACAACAAACGGAACTGCTGGTCCAAAGTGATTTGGCGCCGCAACTTCTTTTCAACCAAAACTTGGTCCAAAGAAAATTCCTGCTCATAATAATGTTCACAAAAACGATATAATAATAAAAATTAATCCAACGAACATTACTGATAAAACAAAGAAAACTGGTTTAATATTTGTTGCTCCAATTCGCTTCATTAAAACACTATTTTTAAATTCTAAAATTGTTTGTGGAATAATAAAAATTCCCACCGACATTGCTTGTACCATAGCAATTGAACCAACTAAAGTATGAATATTTTGCCCTGGATTGTCATTTAATTGTTTAAAAGCAAATCCGTTTAAAAATAATAATAAAATAGGATATACAATTAAAAAGAATGGTACAAAGAATCCTTTATAATAGTATTTTAACATTAAGTCAATTAATGGTTTGTTTTTACCACGAACACGACCATCGCAAATTCATTTATCGACTTTATTTACCCGTGTGCTTTGCTTGCTTTGTTTGACCATTTTTTGAAATTGCTGATCTAAATCAGTTTTCTTGTTTTGTTCAAACATTTGTCAAGTAAAGTTATGAACTGAACCATATTTTTTTACAATATCTTTGACCATTCCGGCCTCTTTAATTTCACCATTATGAACATAAATATATTTTTCACAAAATTCTTCAACTTCACTCATCATATGGGTTACTAAAAACATTGCTTTTCCTTTTTCAACAATGTTCTCGCGTAAAAAATGAAAAATTTCTGACCGAACCTCAATATCTAACCCGGTTGAAATTTCATCTAAAATAACTAAGTCTGGGTCATGGATTACTGACAATAAGATATTTAACCGTTGTTGTTGTCCCCCAGAAAGTCCTTCGACAAATTTGTTTTCCATTCCAATTAGTTGATATGTCCGTAATAATTCTCGTAACTGACTATCAGTCATTGGAATATTAAATGTATTTAAATAGTATTTAATCATATCCATAACTGAAATTCCAATTGGATATTTTGATTCTTGGAACTGAAGACCAATGGTTAAGTTTTCTTGACGAACTACTTTTCCGGCCGTTGCATGCCGAATCCCACCAATAATTTCACTTAACGTTGACTTCCCACTTCCATTAGCACCAATAACCCCAATTCGATCACCAGGATTAATAACTAAATTAACATTATTTAAAGCAACTTTATTTTTGTACTTTTTTGTAACATCAATTACTTCAACTAACGGTTTGGACGCATCAATCGCTTTGCGTTCTTTTACAACTGTTTGCTTCATAGTTTCCCCTTTCCTAGCTATATTTATTCAATTTTAATTAATAAATATGCTTGTTTATTTTATCAAAAAAAAAAAAAAAAAGCATAACCTTACCTTTTTTTCGTTGATTTATGACTTTTTATTTTATCAGATAGATAAAAACATTAAATTTGATCTAAAACTGAATTAATATAACTAAAATCAGTATCTTCACTATAAAGTTTTAGAATTTCTAAACTTTCATTAATAACAATTGCCTTTGCTAATCCTTGATAATGAATTGCATAAACACCATACACTAAAACAGCTTTATGATAATTACTTAATCGTTCAAAACTTCATCCTGATTTTAAATGTTGATTAATAAGCCCAATAATTGTTGTTAAATTACCTAAAATATCATCAATTTGTTCTGATTCAATGCTAGTTGTTACAACTTGTGAAAAATCATAAGCCTCTTGTTTTGTTGTTAAAACATCATGTTGCAAAATAAAATGACGATATAACAAATTAATAATATTAATCCGTTCTTGGCGTTTTGACATGTGACATACTCCTTTTTAAATATAGTGATATAAACAAAATAAACTTCGTTTTTGTAACCGAGAATTATGACGATGACTATGAACTCCAAATAAATGATGTAACATTAAAATTGTTTCATCAGCTAAGAGATCAT from Spiroplasma sp. NBRC 100390 includes:
- the groL gene encoding chaperonin GroEL (60 kDa chaperone family; promotes refolding of misfolded polypeptides especially under stressful conditions; forms two stacked rings of heptamers to form a barrel-shaped 14mer; ends can be capped by GroES; misfolded proteins enter the barrel where they are refolded when GroES binds), producing the protein MAKEIKFSEDARMMLINGINKLTDAVKVTLGPKGKYVLLEKEYGSPLITNDGVTISKEIELSNHFENMGAKLVAEVANKTNDVAGDGTTTAIVLTQAIVKEGLKNITAGANAVAIRNGIEKTVKAIVELLQQSAKQIKTKAEIAQVASVSSKDQEIGNLIAEIMEKVGNDGVITIEESKTIDTELSITEGLQFDKGYLSQYMVTDSEKMLTEFENPYILITDKKISNMKEILPILEKIVEEGRALLIIADDIDGDVLPTLLLNKMRGAFNICVVKAPEFGDNRKNLLEDIAILTNAKFINGELGMDFKTLTLDDLGTAKKVIISKDTTTIIEGGCKKSDLEARKEFIRGQIKSATSSFEQEKLQKRLAKLAGGVGIIRVGAPTETEMKEKKLRIEDALNSTKAAVEEGIVAGGGTALVQVGSKLTNLKLNEEEKLGLNIVLRAIEEPVRQIAANAGVDGSIIINKLKDQANNVGYNAATNVWEDMITAGIVDPVKVTRYALQHAGSVSALLLTTEAVVVNNPEEKHSKMPSYPDLGI
- a CDS encoding lipoprotein, with amino-acid sequence MKKILAILGIFGLTATSVMPVMACKNTDETIKGLKATIFSTKLYCAKSDDEVSAIILYTFFYKCFNWSTTKRN
- a CDS encoding glycosyl hydrolase family 18 protein, encoding MNGLISLMSTLTLVTSAPLSLANSNFTTYHNSQEHKPILVGYWHNWDNGAGYQGGTAKYIDLVDVNQEYDFINVSFMKSYKTGEIPTFIPEVPHKPHFTQDEKNDYFANQVQLVQERGQKVILSLGGADAHISLKSDDELAFTQEIRKLVSMFGFDGIDIDLEQSAISAGENEDIIPRVLVLLKNYYAEFYNKEFLITMAPEFPYLRTSAGQGKYLPYLRGLSIHLDFIAPQFYNQAGDGVNVPIEEQEALGFNGWWLTQNDTKYKAEFLYLIAKYIVQGKDNFFQIPANQLLWGLPANNDAAANGQIKAQDIKKATDLLKEQNIYLKGMMTWSVNWDAVTDWEFVKTYQNEFYR
- a CDS encoding ABC transporter ATP-binding protein/permease; the encoded protein is MKQTVVKERKAIDASKPLVEVIDVTKKYKNKVALNNVNLVINPGDRIGVIGANGSGKSTLSEIIGGIRHATAGKVVRQENLTIGLQFQESKYPIGISVMDMIKYYLNTFNIPMTDSQLRELLRTYQLIGMENKFVEGLSGGQQQRLNILLSVIHDPDLVILDEISTGLDIEVRSEIFHFLRENIVEKGKAMFLVTHMMSEVEEFCEKYIYVHNGEIKEAGMVKDIVKKYGSVHNFTWQMFEQNKKTDLDQQFQKMVKQSKQSTRVNKVDKWICDGRVRGKNKPLIDLMLKYYYKGFFVPFFLIVYPILLLFLNGFAFKQLNDNPGQNIHTLVGSIAMVQAMSVGIFIIPQTILEFKNSVLMKRIGATNIKPVFFVLSVMFVGLIFIIISFLWTLLWAGIFFGPSFGWKEVAAPNHFGPAVPFVVLVFISTISLGMMLSSIFKSTTSFIAGSNVIFMPIAFLSGAFIPAELINGSDVLKYVTYINPFKYTMDPFLKAWSGQDFVFTPTYGIYLGVSLGLIGAYIGVAGWKLRWQA
- a CDS encoding transcription antitermination factor NusB; the encoded protein is MSKRQERINIINLLYRHFILQHDVLTTKQEAYDFSQVVTTSIESEQIDDILGNLTTIIGLINQHLKSGWSFERLSNYHKAVLVYGVYAIHYQGLAKAIVINESLEILKLYSEDTDFSYINSVLDQI